The sequence TTCTCGGACTGCGAGAAGCCGACCGTGGCGTTCTTGAGGTCGAGCTTCTCGCCCCCGAACGTGTCCAGGGTGCAGGCGGGCCCCGAGCCGGCGCTCGGGGAGGCGACCTCCTGGCCGGCGTCGGCCTGCTGCTCGGTGGCCTTGTCGTCGGAGGAGTCCTCGGACTTGGTGCATCCGGTCAGTGCCAGGCTCGTGAGGAGGCCGGTGGCGAGAATGGCGCGTGCGGTGGTGCGGCGAGACGATGCGAGCGGCTTCATGAGGTCCCCAAACGGCGCGGCCCTGGAGCTGAGAGCGCTCCCGGGTAGTTCGGCACTTGACGGTCGATACGGCGTGCACGGCGTTCAGGGGAGGTTTTTACATCGTTGGAGAGGTCGTGTAAACCCCTCCGTCCGATATCTCGACCAATTCGTTCGGCCCGCCGTCAGCGTCGTCCGAGGGTGCTCTCCCGCTCCACCAGCTGGAACTCCGCTGTGAGTTCACGTCCGCCGGGGTCCTGGCGGCCCGAAAGACTGCGCAGCAGCGAGGCCACCGCGAGGCGGGCGATCGCCTGTTTGTCCGGTGCGATGGTGGTCAGCGAGACGGCTCCGAAACGGCTCTCCGCGATGTCGTCGAAGCCCACCACGGCGATGTCCCACGGCACCCTGAGCCCTCGCTCGTGCAGCACCCGCATGGCGCCGATCGCGATGAGGTCGTTGAACGCGAAGACCGCGTCGGGCCGGTGGCCCGCGTCCAGCAGCTCGGCCATGGCCCGGGCGCCGTCGTCCCGGTCCCAGCCGCCGACGGGCACGATCAGATCCTCGTCGGGCGTCAGGCCCGCCGCCGCCAGTTCCGCGCGCCAGCCGTCGAGCCGCAGATGGGCGGGCCGGTTCGCGGAGTCAGTCCGGACACCGAGGTAGGCGATCCGGGTCCGGCCGCGGTCGAGCAGGTGGCGCACCGCCGCCCGGGCGGCGGCGACGTTGTCGATCGCGATGTGGTCGAAGGGCAGACCGTACTCGCGCTCACCGAGCAGCACCAGGGGCACGTCGTCCGCCCGGCCCTGCAGATCCTCGGCCTCGAGCTCCAGCGGACTGAGGATCAGCCCGTCGATCACCCGG is a genomic window of Streptomyces sp. NBC_00414 containing:
- a CDS encoding LacI family DNA-binding transcriptional regulator, with product MRVSLKDVAERAGVSIKTVSNVVNNYPHITPAMRTRVQEAIDELGYRPNLTARHLRKGRTGIIALAVPELGNPYFAELAGAVIDAAAEHEFTVLLDHTRGERQQELLVSQGFRARVIDGLILSPLELEAEDLQGRADDVPLVLLGEREYGLPFDHIAIDNVAAARAAVRHLLDRGRTRIAYLGVRTDSANRPAHLRLDGWRAELAAAGLTPDEDLIVPVGGWDRDDGARAMAELLDAGHRPDAVFAFNDLIAIGAMRVLHERGLRVPWDIAVVGFDDIAESRFGAVSLTTIAPDKQAIARLAVASLLRSLSGRQDPGGRELTAEFQLVERESTLGRR